In Chryseobacterium turcicum, a single window of DNA contains:
- the trpA gene encoding tryptophan synthase subunit alpha, translating to MSQNNIQPKLLNIYFTAGIPQLENTAEIIKLIQDSGADMMEIGMPYSDPVADGPVIQKAHELALNNGMTISTLLSQLKSVKNEITIPIILMGYINPVLSFGFEKFCAACSESGVSGLIIPDLPPIEFEKNYQQILKKYNLNFTFLVTPETSDERMLYLDSLSSGFLYAVSSSSTTGNENAVLKNEDYLSRVASLPLKNPVMIGFGIKSKEDFENVTQKADGGIIGTAFVNILLNDKDWRIKAIDFINSIKN from the coding sequence ATGTCTCAAAATAATATCCAACCTAAACTCCTCAACATCTACTTCACCGCAGGAATTCCGCAATTGGAAAATACGGCTGAAATTATAAAACTTATTCAAGATTCCGGAGCCGATATGATGGAAATCGGAATGCCTTATTCTGACCCTGTTGCAGATGGACCAGTCATTCAAAAAGCTCATGAACTGGCTTTGAACAACGGAATGACCATTTCAACTTTGCTTTCTCAGTTGAAATCTGTTAAAAATGAAATAACAATTCCAATTATTTTAATGGGATATATCAATCCGGTATTGAGTTTCGGATTTGAAAAATTTTGCGCAGCATGTTCGGAAAGTGGAGTTTCAGGTTTAATTATTCCTGATTTACCACCGATTGAATTTGAAAAAAACTATCAGCAAATTTTAAAAAAATATAATTTGAATTTTACGTTTTTGGTAACTCCTGAAACTTCAGATGAGAGAATGTTATATTTGGATTCATTAAGTTCAGGCTTTTTGTATGCTGTAAGCTCCTCATCCACAACAGGAAACGAAAATGCTGTTTTAAAAAACGAAGACTACCTTTCCAGAGTAGCCTCTCTCCCACTGAAAAATCCTGTAATGATAGGTTTTGGAATTAAATCTAAAGAAGATTTTGAAAATGTTACCCAAAAAGCAGACGGTGGAATCATCGGCACCGCCTTCGTTAACATCTTGCTCAACGATAAAGATTGGAGAATAAAAGCCATAGATTTTATTAATTCTATAAAAAATTAA